A part of Frankiaceae bacterium genomic DNA contains:
- a CDS encoding GAF and ANTAR domain-containing protein, with protein MDDLAENVNDALTGLVRILLTRDDLQHTMRNLASIACRTLPACSEASVTLLRDGKPTTPAATGDGALRCDEAQYAELDGPCVEASRDMQTTMSASISDEQRWEAFREACAREGFHSILSVALTHDDRPLGGINLYSRRPHAYDGPAIDAARHLADFASVVAANAAAYNDAVATARNLEAALATRGVIEQAKGIIMGRNGCTADLAFGILAMQSQAENRKLREVAAEVVFRTTGTSPGQRPASPPS; from the coding sequence TTGGACGACCTGGCCGAGAACGTCAACGACGCACTGACCGGACTCGTCCGGATCTTGCTCACCCGCGACGACCTCCAGCACACCATGCGCAACCTCGCCTCGATCGCGTGCAGGACGCTCCCGGCCTGTTCGGAGGCGAGCGTCACGCTGCTCCGTGACGGCAAGCCGACGACCCCCGCCGCAACCGGTGACGGCGCGCTGCGATGCGACGAGGCGCAGTACGCCGAGCTGGACGGTCCTTGCGTCGAAGCGAGCCGCGACATGCAGACGACGATGTCCGCCTCGATTTCGGACGAGCAGCGGTGGGAGGCGTTCCGCGAGGCGTGCGCGCGTGAAGGCTTCCACTCGATCCTCAGCGTCGCGCTCACCCACGACGACCGCCCGCTGGGCGGGATCAACCTCTACAGCCGTCGGCCCCATGCCTACGACGGGCCCGCCATCGACGCCGCCCGCCACCTCGCCGACTTCGCCTCCGTCGTCGCCGCCAACGCCGCCGCGTACAACGACGCCGTCGCGACCGCCAGGAACCTGGAGGCCGCGCTCGCCACCCGCGGGGTCATCGAACAGGCGAAGGGGATCATCATGGGGCGCAACGGCTGCACCGCCGACCTCGCGTTCGGCATCCTCGCTATGCAATCGCAGGCCGAAAACCGCAAGCTGCGGGAAGTCGCCGCCGAAGTCGTCTTCCGCACCACCGGAACCTCTCCCGGCCAGCGCCCGGCTTCGCCCCCGTCGTAG
- a CDS encoding DDE-type integrase/transposase/recombinase: MHRRRLRGCTRRDQAATPSEDLVERNFRPAAPDRLYVADITQHRTSEGWFYLAVVLDCFSRRVVGWAMADHIRSKLVVDALQVAVWNRRPAPGAIHHSDHGSTYTSWAFGHRLREAGLLGVRG, encoded by the coding sequence GTGCATCGCAGACGGCTGCGCGGCTGCACCCGACGCGACCAGGCAGCCACCCCGTCCGAGGACCTGGTCGAGCGCAACTTCCGTCCCGCAGCGCCGGACCGGCTCTACGTCGCCGACATCACCCAGCACCGCACCAGCGAGGGCTGGTTCTACCTCGCCGTCGTGCTGGACTGCTTCAGCCGCCGCGTCGTCGGCTGGGCAATGGCCGACCACATCCGCTCCAAGCTCGTCGTCGACGCGCTGCAGGTGGCCGTGTGGAACCGCCGCCCCGCCCCCGGCGCGATCCACCACAGCGACCACGGGTCGACCTACACCAGCTGGGCGTTCGGGCACCGGCTGCGCGAGGCCGGGCTTCTCGGCGTCCGAGGATGA
- a CDS encoding sensor histidine kinase, whose product MAAAGTAPDRSSFRHEALFYAGDADFVARTVPFILDGVAHGEPVLVVVPGSKLALLRDALGREADGVTFGDMDAVGRNPSRIIPVWRRFEADRPPGRPARGIGEPVHPARSADELVECRRHETLLNVAFAGTYDWSLVCPYDVAALPPDVVAEAMTTHPYVRDEGTSAVYQIDLPDDPLPPRPANAVELTFGGRDPLDVVHTFVRGNAAAAGLSLARIDDLAMAVHELAINSLTHAGGRGVVAFWHDEGDVFCEVRDAGIIRDPLVGRTDPELEQEGGRGVWIVNRLCDLVQVRSSAAGTSIRVRMSLAR is encoded by the coding sequence GTGGCAGCGGCCGGGACGGCGCCTGACCGGAGCTCTTTCCGGCACGAGGCGCTCTTCTACGCGGGGGACGCCGACTTCGTCGCGCGCACCGTGCCGTTCATCCTCGACGGCGTCGCCCACGGCGAGCCGGTACTCGTCGTCGTCCCCGGGTCCAAGCTGGCGCTGCTCCGCGACGCGCTCGGGCGCGAAGCCGACGGGGTGACGTTCGGCGACATGGACGCCGTCGGCAGGAACCCGTCGCGCATCATCCCGGTCTGGCGCCGCTTCGAGGCCGACCGCCCGCCGGGCCGCCCCGCGCGCGGCATCGGCGAGCCTGTGCACCCGGCGCGGAGCGCCGACGAGCTCGTCGAGTGCCGCCGGCACGAGACGCTGCTCAACGTCGCCTTCGCCGGGACGTACGACTGGTCGCTGGTCTGCCCGTACGACGTCGCCGCGCTCCCGCCCGACGTCGTCGCCGAGGCGATGACGACGCATCCGTACGTGCGCGACGAGGGCACCAGCGCGGTGTACCAGATCGACCTCCCCGACGACCCGCTGCCGCCGCGGCCGGCGAACGCCGTCGAGCTGACCTTCGGCGGCCGTGACCCGCTCGACGTGGTGCACACGTTCGTCCGCGGCAACGCCGCCGCGGCGGGTCTCTCGCTGGCACGCATCGACGACCTCGCCATGGCCGTGCACGAGCTGGCCATCAACTCGCTGACGCATGCGGGCGGCCGCGGCGTGGTGGCGTTCTGGCACGACGAGGGCGACGTGTTCTGCGAGGTCCGCGACGCCGGCATCATCCGCGACCCGCTGGTGGGGCGTACGGACCCGGAGCTGGAGCAGGAGGGTGGCCGCGGCGTGTGGATCGTCAACCGGCTCTGCGACCTCGTGCAGGTCCGTTCGTCGGCGGCGGGCACGTCGATCCGCGTCCGGATGTCGCTCGCGCGGTGA
- a CDS encoding Nif3-like dinuclear metal center hexameric protein yields the protein MTARIGDWVAALESLYDPSWAEDWDAVGLVTGDPDAEAAEALFAVDPVAATVDEAVRRGATLLVTHHPLLLRGVHGVPVTDYKGALVDRLVREGIALYVAHTNADVASPGVSDVLARTLGVRDLAPLAPGPPDDAVKIAVYVPPDATDKVVDALAAAGAGTIGAYERCAWWAEGTGTYEATKDANPAIGEPGERTHTTERRVEMLVPQRVLPQAIRALLGAHPYEEPAYDVIPVLLPHDRGVGRVGTLAEATTLGEFAASVRAALPFCGNPIRVAGDASMPVQTVAVCGGSGDDLIDTARRAGADVYVTADLRHHPVSEARERGLALIDAGHWATEQPWLADAAERVADKVGGVRTHVSTTVTDPWSTLA from the coding sequence GTGACCGCGCGCATCGGCGACTGGGTCGCCGCACTCGAGTCGCTCTACGACCCGTCGTGGGCCGAGGACTGGGACGCCGTCGGCCTGGTCACCGGCGACCCCGACGCCGAGGCGGCCGAGGCGCTGTTCGCCGTCGACCCGGTCGCGGCGACGGTCGACGAGGCCGTGCGCCGCGGCGCGACGCTGCTCGTCACGCACCACCCGCTGCTGCTGCGCGGCGTCCACGGCGTGCCCGTCACCGACTACAAGGGCGCCCTCGTCGACCGGCTCGTCCGCGAGGGGATCGCGCTGTACGTCGCACACACCAACGCCGACGTCGCCTCTCCGGGCGTCAGCGACGTGCTCGCGCGGACGCTCGGCGTCCGCGACCTCGCGCCGCTCGCGCCAGGCCCGCCGGACGACGCCGTGAAGATCGCCGTCTACGTCCCGCCCGACGCCACCGACAAGGTGGTCGACGCGCTCGCCGCCGCGGGCGCGGGGACCATCGGGGCGTACGAGCGCTGCGCCTGGTGGGCCGAGGGGACGGGGACGTACGAGGCCACCAAGGACGCCAACCCGGCGATCGGGGAGCCGGGGGAGCGCACGCACACGACCGAGCGCCGCGTCGAGATGCTGGTGCCGCAACGCGTTCTGCCCCAGGCGATCCGGGCGCTCCTGGGCGCGCATCCGTACGAGGAGCCGGCGTACGACGTCATCCCCGTCCTGCTCCCGCACGACCGCGGCGTCGGCCGCGTGGGGACGCTCGCCGAGGCGACGACGCTGGGGGAGTTCGCGGCGTCGGTGCGGGCGGCGCTGCCGTTCTGCGGCAACCCGATCCGCGTTGCGGGCGACGCGTCCATGCCGGTCCAGACGGTCGCGGTCTGCGGCGGCTCCGGCGACGACCTGATCGACACCGCGCGCAGGGCGGGCGCCGACGTCTACGTCACCGCCGACCTGCGCCACCATCCCGTCAGCGAGGCCCGCGAACGCGGTCTGGCGCTCATCGACGCGGGGCACTGGGCGACCGAGCAGCCCTGGCTGGCCGACGCGGCGGAACGCGTCGCGGATAAGGTCGGCGGCGTCCGTACGCACGTCTCGACGACCGTCACCGACCCCTGGAGCACGCTCGCGTGA
- a CDS encoding C4-type zinc ribbon domain-containing protein, with amino-acid sequence MKAAPEAQLRLLELQGIDAALDRLAHRRRTLPELAEIEKAETRLDELRDLVVGAETELSDADREQRKVENDVDVVRTRMARDQQRLDTGAVSHAKELESLRHELDSLAKRQGDLEEVVLEHMERREEIEGRLSALTAERDTVTAAMEEAAARRDEAFASIDSEAAMRTEERSSVAAGLPEDLLALYEKIRADAGTGAAALHRAQCQGCHLTMPPTEMSRFRTAPEDEVLRCEECRRILVRTADSGL; translated from the coding sequence GTGAAAGCCGCCCCGGAAGCCCAGCTGCGACTCCTGGAGCTGCAGGGGATCGACGCCGCGCTGGACCGCCTCGCGCACCGGCGCCGCACGCTCCCCGAGCTCGCCGAGATCGAGAAGGCCGAGACCCGCCTCGACGAGCTGCGCGACCTCGTCGTCGGCGCCGAGACCGAGCTGTCCGACGCCGACCGCGAGCAGCGCAAGGTCGAGAACGACGTCGACGTCGTCCGCACCCGCATGGCCCGCGACCAGCAGCGGCTCGACACCGGCGCGGTGTCGCACGCCAAGGAGCTGGAGAGCCTGCGGCACGAGCTCGACTCGCTCGCCAAGCGGCAGGGCGACCTCGAGGAGGTCGTCCTCGAGCACATGGAACGCCGCGAGGAGATCGAGGGTCGCCTGTCCGCGCTGACCGCCGAGCGCGACACGGTGACGGCGGCGATGGAGGAGGCGGCGGCGCGCCGCGACGAGGCGTTCGCGTCGATCGACTCCGAGGCGGCGATGCGCACGGAGGAACGTTCCTCGGTGGCGGCGGGGCTGCCGGAGGACCTGCTGGCGCTGTACGAGAAGATCCGCGCCGACGCGGGCACCGGCGCGGCCGCGCTGCACCGCGCGCAGTGCCAGGGGTGCCATCTCACGATGCCGCCGACGGAGATGTCGCGGTTCCGCACGGCGCCCGAGGACGAGGTGCTGCGCTGTGAGGAGTGCCGGCGCATCCTCGTCCGTACGGCCGACAGCGGCCTCTAG
- a CDS encoding bifunctional RNase H/acid phosphatase, whose product MPRRVVVEADGGSRGNPGPAGYGAVVKDAASGEVLAEVAEGIGTASNNVAEYRGLIAGLRAAAALGDVDRVDVRMDSKLVVEQMAGRWQVKHPDMRILRREAAAVVAELPEVTFTHIRRELNSHADRLANEAMDAAARGEQWVRATGAVAEAPAHRGWRPPTGTPTSLLLVRHGQTDLSVAGRFSGIGDPPLTDVGVAQAKALAERAASLGGVTAVWTSPLKRAYDTAVAMADALGLEVRVEERLRECDFGAWEGLTFAEIQDRDPGLLSEWMGDADVAAPEGESFAAVTRRVRQARDAVLAAHPGERVVVVSHVTPIKVLLRLALDAPPSVLYRLYLDLASISQADWFPDGGAQVRRVNDVAHLG is encoded by the coding sequence GTGCCGCGGCGCGTCGTCGTCGAGGCCGACGGCGGGTCGCGGGGCAACCCGGGACCCGCCGGCTACGGCGCCGTCGTCAAGGACGCCGCGTCCGGCGAGGTCCTCGCCGAGGTCGCCGAGGGCATCGGCACCGCGAGCAACAACGTCGCCGAGTACCGCGGCCTCATCGCGGGCCTGCGGGCCGCGGCCGCGCTCGGTGACGTGGACCGCGTGGACGTACGGATGGACTCCAAGCTCGTCGTCGAGCAGATGGCCGGGCGCTGGCAGGTCAAGCACCCGGACATGCGCATCCTGCGGCGCGAGGCGGCGGCGGTCGTCGCGGAGCTGCCCGAGGTGACGTTCACGCATATCCGCCGCGAGCTGAACTCCCACGCCGACCGTCTCGCCAACGAGGCCATGGACGCCGCCGCGCGCGGCGAGCAGTGGGTCCGCGCGACGGGCGCGGTGGCCGAGGCGCCCGCGCATCGCGGGTGGCGGCCGCCGACGGGGACGCCGACGTCGCTGCTGCTCGTCCGGCACGGCCAGACCGACCTGTCGGTGGCCGGTCGCTTCAGTGGCATCGGCGACCCGCCGCTGACCGACGTGGGTGTCGCGCAGGCGAAGGCACTGGCCGAGCGGGCCGCGTCGCTCGGCGGGGTGACCGCCGTGTGGACGTCGCCGCTGAAGCGCGCGTACGACACCGCCGTCGCGATGGCAGACGCGCTCGGGCTGGAGGTCCGCGTCGAGGAACGCCTGCGGGAGTGCGACTTCGGGGCGTGGGAGGGGCTCACGTTCGCGGAGATCCAGGACCGCGACCCCGGCCTTCTCAGTGAGTGGATGGGCGACGCCGACGTGGCCGCGCCGGAGGGGGAGTCGTTCGCGGCGGTGACCCGGCGGGTGCGTCAGGCGCGCGACGCGGTCCTCGCCGCGCACCCCGGCGAACGCGTCGTCGTCGTCAGCCACGTCACGCCGATCAAGGTGCTGCTGCGGCTCGCGCTCGACGCGCCGCCGAGCGTCCTCTACCGGCTCTACCTCGACCTCGCGTCGATCTCGCAGGCCGACTGGTTCCCCGACGGCGGGGCGCAGGTACGCCGCGTCAACGACGTCGCGCACCTCGGCTGA